Genomic window (Culex pipiens pallens isolate TS chromosome 3, TS_CPP_V2, whole genome shotgun sequence):
gaCTGAATTCTCCCAAGTTTCTAAGCCACAGACTTGTTAAGAATTGAAGTGTTCGAAGTTAAATTTGAGAAATCGATCATTTTAAACACAagagttcaaaatatttaaaattcagaaattccatagtaacagttcaatagggcgaatctgcgtttgtaaacaagcaagtcaagtctatccccctcttacttgacgtgaactgtcacttgggcataagggatagactgcttgtttacaaacgcagattcgccctattgaactgttactacggaatttctgaatttaaaaattttgaactctTGTGTTTAAAATGATCGATTTCTCAAATTTTacttcgaacaaaaaaaaatctgaaatttaggTAATTAAcgatttaggaaaaaaaaatgtcaaattttcctgtccttctggagaaacgaaacggcttACTTTTaactatcaaaaataaaagatttgaaaaacaaTAGGTACCTTTTAATAccagtttaataacagttttaaTAACCCCACCGCACGGCTGGGACCTTGCCCCCATGGAAAGCATGGGACGGTCGGAGGGCTTGTAATGCACTTTACCAATACGGAAAGAGCAGGGGAGCATTTGTTCCCCATACTAGCGCCAGTCAAAGATGTTACACATTGATCTTTGCCGAGTGGTGTCTGGAAATATTAATAGTTCTTTATTAGTTATTTGAAGAATATTTACAGTGCCACAGTTTTGAAGAATAAATCCAGACGGAACCGAATGATCGAATGCTTCCTGTCGTCGGAAAATTCGGAGCAACTGGAGCGTACCTAGCGGCCGGGTTGTGTAGCGTAATGGAACTCCGATTTCGATATGATGGTACCCACGGCGGAGCTGGTCAAAGGACAAGCAGGACAAACTCGTTACTGGCCAATTGCGACTTATGCTGGCGAAGGTGATCGAGGACATCTGACGGCGGTTGCGGAGTCGTCCTCTTTAAAGCTAAGTACTCATGCATGATAATCGTATTACAGGCCTGCCTTTTCTGGTCATGTTGAATACGATTAACTGCAACTCTAACCActttaattttcagcaaaattgacAAGACTTTTGACGAACGTGACAGGACTGGGGACTGTAAAACATTTTATACAAGTTCCGACTTTTTTATGTGGGAAAATTTTGCCCGACGTGTgtttctttgcatttttttaaataattacctTTGCTGATTGAGTTTAAACCTCAACATATgaattcattttaataattttgcctTTGTTGGAACAGTTAAGGGTCACATAGTAAAAGTCCGTTGGTGTGTGGATAGTGTACCCCGTTCGGTCGAGTTCCTTGGGGTCAGTTCTGTAGGTTTTAACAGTCTCGACAGTTAAAACCTACAGTACTGATTTTGGGAAGCTTGTGCTAATGGGGTTTTTAATGAACATTGGGGGCGGCGATTGAGCACGAAGTTTCGATTTAGCTTATTTACATCATTACAGTTTTAATAACAGtaataattttcagcactgaaatgggtgctgtaaAGTTTAACTTTCCAATACTTGTAccgaaaagtaatatttttcaatattgttttgttttgaacggtgaatttacttaacatatgaaaaacgaaagtgcgtggccgaatggttacactgtccgctttgtaagcggatgattctgggttcgattcccttctgctgcaaccttccatcggatgaagATGTAAAATGTCGgccccggccttggttgttaggccgttaagtcattccaggtgtaggagtcgtctccatgccacacaagtacaaacaacacaccaaaacaagcctactccggtggaatcgctggcggtggttggactcgcaatccgaaggtcgtcagttcaaacactggggtggaaggttctttggagtagaaagaggtttgggtgctctccccattcaagccttcggactcctaggttcgagcagaaacttgcaatagagaccacaaaagacccgggggtcgttaatgtggatggtttgatttttttttttttgattttgatgaatgtttgacataaaatacgacgatttctgaaaaaaaaaacaagttttgcagcgagttgcttacaacattttttgaaatttctaaaaacgcTTCTAGAatggaatttaaaattcaaaactccgttcaaaactaaacaatattgaaaaatgtgacttttcgataaaagtgttgaaaagttcaacttttcagcacctatttcagtgctgaaaagtagaacttttcaattttccattcagttatttttggtagggaaaagtaggccgtttcgtttctgcagaactgccgttctacgcataattgtcccatgtaatttttgatgattttgacatttttatgtttagtttgtcatatactttaagaaaaacataaaatctggtactttgttcggaaactcattaaaaacaacatcaagtctGTTTTCCCATCGTTACACTAAGTGAAGTTTTCTACGCATAATcttcccaccaagtattttctttcacgaaatTAAATATCAGTTTAACGAAGCGtaatgtcttgtttacctattgtatagcaagaggatcacaaaaaaagagtgaaaaactactaactggggcgattagggataCATATGGCGAATAGGGAccccgggacaattatgcgtagctTAGACACAcaaaaatcggtcgaaaaaaatTATTCGCGTTTTACTCAGTGGCACTTTTTTGaatatgggacaattatgcttagaacggcagagaaggacaggaaaagttgacagtttcacagcgggattgcaaaaaagcgtttttcggaattgcagaaAATATTGTCAGCAACTCACTCGTtgcgaaacttgatttttcagcactcgtagtatttatccaactcgataaacctcgttggataaatgtacgactcgtgctgaaaattcctgatttcgcaacatgttgcatatactactatttttaaactcctaaaattttaggagtaaaaaaattaaaaaatctcaatcttTCCAactagaaattttcaaataaaaaaatcaaatatttattgaaaactaaaaaaaaatattctagggaagaaaatttaaagaagttcggatacttgattatccgaagtcttagccaaaatttaactttaattcTAAAACGTGACTCCACGCCACCAAGCCTCTTGAAATTTTGGACCATTCCGTGATTGTTTCTTTACATTAATATTAGCTCGCGGTAACATTGATTGCAGACATTGAATAAAGAACAGTTTTCTTTCAATATGTGCAACTCCACTGAGCGTTTTTTTAGAAcctaaaaataatcataatgTTTGAGGTTATGTGATGAACGAATTAATATtaaatgaccgattcttcggctccttttcaaaaaagtctcAAGCTTTTTTCAGTTATTcagttaggccgatgcaaatatttaaaaaagtttttgtccctcggccctggccgaggtcaagggggggggggcaaaaaaataaaaaaatataaaaatttaaataacaagccatagtcttcacatttaaatgaaaaaagtgttttaaaaggcattttacactagttcagttgttttgcaatcattagttttcaaaaaatctaagatctgacaaaaacaaaaattgtatcgaaaaaaaagattttgcatcgaaaattttcaaaaaatcttaagattttttaataaacccaaacatgctaaaaatgattttaaacgcagaagaatgtattttaatttgatttcagctggttgcacttgaattttcattgacaaaaacttttaaaaatatttgtaccagccttattttggaaagataattgattttgctACAAAGAAAtgtctgcactactgaaatttacagttagtttttcgctaaacttcagttaaaatttgtatggagctgtcaaagtttgctgaaatttcagcaagttttcatttactgaaaaattcagtagtgcagatttcagtaaatttaactgatttCAGTAATGAGAAATTAGTGTGTGTGCTTCTCtagaaatgaaaatgtagcgtgacaggacaacatcgtaaaactggacaaTCAAAAGGCACTTCAAAACAATCGCTACAGTTTttccagtttgatttttttttttaatttttctcttCTATAGAAGTCACAAATTgtaaaacgaatcttttgcacCATGAACTGAACCAATTTGAGTTTTCGCCAGTCATTTCtttgcgtgacgggacaacgaaaggagcagatttcgCTTCGCTTccctaggagacggtgattttagcggattgcatactggatttcgccatgtgatgtgatgattgtttaAGCCCAAGTTGTctaggaattgataattgggaatagaaaaacaacgaaaggagcagatttatgataaaaaaactcctctcccatccTATGGCTTGCAGACCTAATTTGGTCAACATTTTTGGCTTTTAAGGttagaaaacgcatttaaagcacattgcaattattgaatcataataaaaatgaaatctttcatttaaaaatcacaTCGAAAATTGAAAACTGTGACATTTCGGAGTAGCtttgctaagaatcggtcaaatgGAAAttctttgttcaaaaaaaaaataaaaaaatataaaaaattaaataacaagccatagtcttcacacttaaacgaaaaaaagtattttaaaatgcattttacactagttcaaaaaatcttaagattttttaataaacccaaacatgctaaaatgattttaaacgcaggagaatgtattttaatttgatttcagctggttgcacttgaattttcattgaaattttgaagtttattgtaaaattttttttttgccccctgatttttcggaccagttttgaagggggggtgacaaaaaaacggaatcgacgtaacgccttataatgtggccctcttaaaccttgcggtttcgtcaacggatccacaggcgtgtatcgttctttttgcgacaagactccgcctcccgggtctcctaagtgtgaaggtatgggcacggggagagggcaccgaatacctatatttacacttagaattttttttgcgtccgccccgggattcgaaccggcgacctctgggttgtgagtccagtgcgcggtccgattgatccacacaggcagacagaGGGGTGAcaacaacttttaaaaatatttgtaccagccttagagaaaagagaaataaaaaaaaaagaaaaaaaaaatacgcaaaTACTCTTcggcttatctcagtcccggggtattagccctcgcgctgcctCCAACTACCCCATTGAGCAATGGCAGAGATCCAAGCCACCCAATTCCGAAGTCGTTGGGCTTTGTCCAGCCCCGCCCTTAACATAGAAGCGAGCACCAGACGAATCCTCGATCTATCTTAAGATTCCCAACCTAATTCAagtcgttttttgttcatattacaTATGATGTTTGATTCCTAGGTCCGAATTTCAAGGGGActgaccgggatttgatccctgaaccatcCGCTTATGAGACGGAAGTcgcaaccattaagccacggagtcGGTTATCCTTGCTATGAAATGTGGTTAAATATTCATTTCAAGATATTTCTATTGAAGTTATATTTGTTCAACTGTTTCTTCATGTCTAGGTGAATGTCTAGGTTGAAAGCCTTTAAACGTAGATCTAATAAACATTTTATTATGCCTCTTACAGCGACATCAAGGCGGGCAACATCCTGCTGACGGAGCAGGGCATCGTGAAGCTGGCCGATTTTGGCAGCGCGGCAATCAAGTGTCCCGCTAACAGCTTCGTCGGCACGCCCTACTGGATGGCACCGGAGGTGATCCTGGCGATGGACGAAGGCCAGTACGACGGAAAGGTGGACGTGTGGTCACTCGGAATAACCTGCATTGAGTTGGCCGAGCGGAAGCCGCCCTACTTCAACATGAACGCCATGTCCGCCCTGTACCACATTGCGCAGAACGAGGCTCCGACGCTGCAGGCACCGGATTGGACCGACCACTTTCGTAGCTTCGTGGACTTTTGTCTGAAAAAGTCGCCGCTCGATCGGCCCAACTCGACCAAACTGCTGAGCCATTCGTTCATGACGAGGATACGGTCGCCGAACGTGCTGATCGATCTGATTGCTAGGACGAAGGCCGCCGTCAGGGAGCTGGACAATCTGAACTACAGAAAGATGAAGAAGATCCTGATGGTGGACTCGTGCGAAACGGAGAGTAACGTTGGTGACCCGGAGGACACTCCGGACGAGCAGATCGGTGGCGATAGCAGTAAGAGCAACAGCATAACCTCGGAACACTCGCTGCACTCGGTGGACCAGCACGGTGGAGTGCTGCGGAACGCGTCGAGGCATCGCGGGATGGGTGGACCGGGGTTGCCGCCGCTGCACAGCAACAGCAGCATGAACAACATCGGCGGCGGAGGTGGCATGGGAGGTGGAGGTGGTCGTGATGGCCGCGATGGACTGATGCAGGGCGACGGGCTGAATCGGTTAAGCCTGGGCGTGGGCAGTAGCAGCGGCATGGGAAGTATCAGCGCCGGGGGCAGCGGTTCCGGCTCGATGGGGGCCAGCATGGGCGGCTACCACAACTCGTCGTCTAGTCCGGTCGTGCCGCATCATCATCCGCATCACAACCACGTGTCGCAGGCGGCCGCCAGTGCGGTGGCCGAGCATGGTGCCAACAATTTTGCTACGATTAGGACGACCAGTATTGTGACGAAGCAGCAGAAGGAACACATGCAGGTAGGTTCATCGGACTTTAGTATCAGGAGCCGTGATTAATTCGAtctctttttatttattttttgcaggaGGAAATGCACGAACAAATGTCCGGCTACAAGCGAATGCGCCGAGAGCATCAGGCAGCCTTAGTGAAGCAGGAGGAGCGGTGTAAGGTTGAGATGGAACAGCATAAGGGAGCACTAGACAAGGAATATGATCTGCTACTACACAACTTCACTAGAGAACTAGATAAATTATCTGTAAGTGGCTTGCTCGATTGTTAGAATTTATCTAACCAAACTCACCTTTTGCAGGTCAAACATCAGCAGGAGATCGAACGTAGAGTAAAGCAAAACAACGGCGCCGAGAAGAAACTGTACAAGGAGATATCGACCCGGCAGGACGGCGACCGGAAGGCGTTCGAGATGCATAAAAAGAAGGAATACAAGGCGAACAAGGAACGCTGGAAGCGCGAGCTGTCGATGGACGACTCGACGCCGAAGCGGCAACGGGATGCCACCCTGCAGTACGTTCAACGCGCCGAGACTCGTGAAGAGCCGGTCtaatgttataattttattgtttttttttttttcaggagccAAAAGGACAACCTGAAGCAAGCGGAGGCCCAAGAGGAGCAGCGGATGCTGCGGGTACAGAAGAACTACATCGAACTCGAGATGCGCAAGTTCCGGAGGAAAAAGATGGTCCTGCTGCACGATCTCGAGAATCAGCTGCTGCGGGATGTAAGTTGTTGGCTAGTTTCGAGCGATAGAAGCAGttgcaatcttttttttctgaattgcaGGAATTGAGCAAAAAGCAACAGCAACTCGAGCAGGCCCACGGGATGCTCATCAAGCACCACGAAAAGACTCAGGATCTAGAATATCGACAGCAGAAGAGCGTGCATGCCCTCCGCGAGGAGCAAGTAAGTCGTTGTTTGCGCAGCCAATCAAACTTCTGAACTAAAAAAATGCTTCTTTGTCCCTTCGCAGATATCAAAACAACACGAGAGCGAACTGCGCAACCAGAAGGAGTACATGGACCGGGCCGAGCGGGAACTGCTGAGGAAGCACGCGCTTGAACTGAAACAGCAACCGAAGAGTTTAAAGGTAAGTCatcgatgctgctgctgctgctgccgaagAGTACCACCTGCTaacgaaattaaaatcattttgcagCAAAAGGAGCTCCAAATTCGCAAACAGTTCCGGGAGACGTGTAAAACTCAAACGCGCCAGTACAAGGCGTTGAAAGCTCAAATCCTGCAGACGACGCCTAAGGAGGAACAAAAAGCTGTGATAAAGAAACTGAAGGAGGAGCAACACCGGAAGTTAACGTTATTGGGTGATCAGGTGAGATATAACTTGAACAAGTCAAAAATTTCACTGCTGATTCGCATTCGTCTTCCAGTACGAGCAAAGTATTGCCGACATGCTGCAGAAGCAGAGCCTGCGGCTGGACGAGAGCCAGGAGGTGGAGTGCCACCAGCTGAAGGACCGGCTCCAGTACGAGCTGGACATCCTGACGGCGTACCAGAGCAAGAACCGCATGCAGGCGCAGGCCCAGCGCGACCGGGAGCGGAAGGAGCTCGAGGATCGCGTCAGCGTGCGGCGTGCGCTGCTGGAGAGTAAGGTGAGTTGAACGATACCTACTGCGTACTGGCTCAGGTGGGCTGAAGGAGTATTCTTCTAGATGGACACTGAGCTGCAGCAGTTCAACCAGGAGCGCGCGGAACGGATTCGGCTGCTCCGGGAGCGGCACGAGAAGCAGCTGGAGGCGTTCGACGAGGAATCGGCACGGATGGGCTTCAGGTAAGCACCTTTTTATTAAATCGATGCTCTTCAAGGGATGATAATAgtaaaatcaagctcatatttgggatgaCGGCTCGTCAAATGAATCCCGTTAGCTTATGctggacgctggcgctttcttcttgtCCTGGTTCTCGAGCTTCTATTACCGAATGAAACAGTCAAGGAAATTTGCCGTGTGATTTCCACTACAGTtagcgcacttgatgcgcgccttatGCTGTTAGACGTTTTCCCCTGAAGGTTTTCCGCGGAAGACAGAACTTTTCAGTGAAGTGGGTCTCTCCACACTTTACGAACCGGAGTGGTAGATTGCAGTTTCTGGAGCCTGCGTCGGTCGGATACTTCGTGtggaatcgccacgtcacaatGAAGCCGTCCTGTCCAGTGACGGACCCACGTTCCAAGTACAGGAGGTTCCTATCACTGGTTTCGATCTCGAAAGCACCTTAAACTCCCGAGGCTTAATTTtgatgtctgtgtgtatgtgtgtgtgtatgtatgtatgtgaccaacaaactagctcatgtttctcggcactggctgaaccgatttgacccgaacctgttgcattcgacttggttaagGGTCCcgtagatcgagttttatacagattgaagtttcgataagtagttcaaaagttatgtataaaaatgtgttttcacatatatccggatctcatttaaatgtatgtaaactatgtcagggtccatcatccgacccatcgttggttaggttatcaaaagatctttccaacgagcctaaaacattgaagatctggcaaccctgtctcgatttatgaccacttaagtgatatttatgtaccttttgaagccggatctcacttaaatgtaagtaaactatgtccggatccatcatcctacccatcgttggttaggcaattgaaaggcctttccaaaaagtccaaaacattgaagatctagcaaccctgtctcgagttatgaccacttaagtgatatttatgtactttttgaagccggatctcacttaaatgtaagtaaactatgtccggatccatcatcctacccatctttggttaggcaattaaaatacctttccaaaaagtccaaaacattgaagagctggcaaccctgtctcgagttatgaccacttaagtgatattgatgtactttttggatgccggatctcacttaaaagtatgtaaactatgtccggatcaaccatccgacccatcgttggttaggcaactgaaaggcctttccaaagagtccaaaacattgaagatctggcaaccctgtctcgatatatggccacttaagtgattttgatatactttttggaagccggatctcacttaaatgtatgtagactatgtccggatccaccatccgacccatcgttgtttaggttattaaaagacctttccaacgagtccaaaacattgatgatctggcaaccctttttcgaggtatggccacttaagtaatatttaagtacttttttatcccggatctaaaaaatagattaaatttttgtacaattatatcatatcagccattgttggcaataagtgaggaaggctccaaccacataggtggattaagttagtttttttttatttgaaaaaggattgatgaaaataaatgatgaaattcaattcaattcaattcggttttattggtgaataatcaagatacaatgagttattttgaagtgcataacagagttttggagttccttacagctgtgtgttgcatcataatccatttaggaacaattatttctttaactaaggcactagcaagagtaagaaaaactattaaaaaaaacttacagaaattgcaaaggaaatgggatagaggaagagaaagcttatatctagatcacaggtaatttatcctttgtagatgtgtttgatcatcagttccccaagggccaggaattgttctgccttgttccggcagctccgaaaccgcgtcatcatctcccccgcgagagcaaagaactccggcagggtgaagagatcttccccggtgacttcttgctgggccgtactgccgctacaggcagcgaccacgctggcgaacgaacgcccccaaccaggagggaacgctgagttttccgctggaaccgtacgctgtccagctgcaggaacggctgcgctcgtacttcgctgaggagggtgggacgctttcttcttcctcttttcctgctcctcgaggtaggccatgcgcgcgacgcatccgcggtaattgccggtatggttgccgtcacagttcgcgcactttacgcgcggcttggtttgttctgccttgtcccccaagtccgcctttcgtggcagtgcacacgcctccgagaggtgtgactcaccgcacttcacgcagcggggccggaggttgcagttccgcgagccgtggccgaatttctggcaacggtggcattgcgctacgttcgtcgggttcttggtgtaaaaccgccagtttacccaaaaaccgtccaacgttttagtccgccgcaggtcttggatcttgacggtgccgcggtcgaagtacaacaggtacagtgtgtgtgtaactgtcttgcgcgagagcactttaatctcccgcggttttattccggcgtccgaaaggtgacccttcaggtcggagatcggacggtcttgataaccctgcaagacgaccttaacagggggcttctcggggttgaatgtgtagaagttgaagttgctacgcttcaattcttcaaacaccaggtcgaaattctttttggtcagtgtgatcacttgcactgccgacttaccgattttcagacaatatccgaggccttccagcaactcgtcaacatcgtccgctaacgtgtccaaaacaaaaattggaggtggtctacgttccgctggagagttgttcttttttgacgtcggcacttttttccgtgcacgaccatcatcgtcgtcgtcgtcgtcggtagtgctgctaccgtcagagttgttattttcttcgtcgtcgctcagcatctggaactcgttcctgatggggatgttggcggatgttgatgtgccactggtcgtggcaccggaagtaccggaacgggttcgcactggtgatcttgggacatatccgggatgtattaactttttgtcgatgccttctgcgttcacgctcccctgcgcgatggcggtcgacacggcgttggtttgtttacctttttgcacacggccggtagacgaatttcccgggtttttcgaggccgcactcgaactgccacggcgaaaaaactcgaaaaaacgatggagcgctaagcactagctgcatgctctcgtgcgtacacggagggagctgaaaaaaaatgatgaaatccGTAGAGATTTTCTAATCTTTCTggtaaatatattcaaagctacTAATCAAAGTtgttaatatgggtatcaattgaaattttgtatgcttgatcaatttattagagttttttttggaaaatagatttttacaaaataccgtatttttttcgaaactactcagattttcaaaatatgcaatatgggtaatcAAAGCGAATTTTAAAAagcgattttatttttgtagttttatttgaaaaatactaaaattttcccaaataaTCGTATTTGCtcgaaattactcaaatttttaaaatttgcaatatgggtatcgatacccatattgcatttttttttgtaaatttgagtattttcgaagaaTACAgtactttgtgttttttttgtattttccaaaaatagccTCTgttaatatgaaaaataaaacaaaattccgcttcatttgatactgatattgcatattaaaaaaaatgtattttcaaaaaaatatagcatacaaaattttgcctcGTTTGATTTCtttattgcatattttaaaaattagagtattttcgaaaaaataagataatttgtgaaaaaaatagtatttcccAAACCAAGCAAaccaattttcataaataagcattttacatttttgtagatttgattgagtatttttttttttaaattaaatatgtctttattgaactttcttataataattacatttcatttacatgctaagtggtatggcctaatgctcttcatcttgtatttttcgttttattattaactgttcacatttattttatttacttcaaattgttttacattattgcattgaatcaaatacatttgggtaaaaaagaaaaaatcactttaacaactaatcctaacttaaaactaaaaaataaattcattgaaatattcaaaatctctagaacgagtaaactacgaactgtattttaagatgaatgctccaagagttcttacttgttcctgacgagttttgcacccacgcagtgttgttgtcatctcgatgaaaatgttcagtagttcttgtggtgaaaacaggtcactgctatcttcatccgttgatgttggttggttttccctcggttgctgactgaagccagggggtgttgtattctctgcaactttttgccgctgattcaacggcaatggctgcagatctggaaccactcgaacagatcccgctcctggtgacgccaaagcaggaaaatccacgtccgtgaaagttggtggtgttttgcgacgatttggttggtgcctcgtcgtcgcatgctgccgaatttttacaaactcagctcgttttgggcagcttcgattcttggtcgaatggtcgccgccgcaattgaagcatttcgcttcgattttctcgttgattgtttcgcaaacttgagttttgtgctcacctccgcaggttgcacaacgactcttgatgaaacagttccttccaccatgtccaaactgcaaacagttcgaacactgtgtcacgtcacggtgcactggacgataacgttcccaagacacgatgatgttgaaaattgcccgaactgctttcag
Coding sequences:
- the LOC120429827 gene encoding serine/threonine-protein kinase Tao: MPIMRPGSLKDPEIAELFNKHDPEKIFDDLREIGHGSFGAVYYAKCNLTREIVAIKKMSYMGKQSMEKWQDILKEIRFLRQLNHPNTIEYKGCYLHENTAWLVMEYCVGSASDIIEVHKRPLKEEEISAICDGVLRGLSYLHSLGRIHRDIKAGNILLTEQGIVKLADFGSAAIKCPANSFVGTPYWMAPEVILAMDEGQYDGKVDVWSLGITCIELAERKPPYFNMNAMSALYHIAQNEAPTLQAPDWTDHFRSFVDFCLKKSPLDRPNSTKLLSHSFMTRIRSPNVLIDLIARTKAAVRELDNLNYRKMKKILMVDSCETESNVGDPEDTPDEQIGGDSSKSNSITSEHSLHSVDQHGGVLRNASRHRGMGGPGLPPLHSNSSMNNIGGGGGMGGGGGRDGRDGLMQGDGLNRLSLGVGSSSGMGSISAGGSGSGSMGASMGGYHNSSSSPVVPHHHPHHNHVSQAAASAVAEHGANNFATIRTTSIVTKQQKEHMQEEMHEQMSGYKRMRREHQAALVKQEERCKVEMEQHKGALDKEYDLLLHNFTRELDKLSVKHQQEIERRVKQNNGAEKKLYKEISTRQDGDRKAFEMHKKKEYKANKERWKRELSMDDSTPKRQRDATLQSQKDNLKQAEAQEEQRMLRVQKNYIELEMRKFRRKKMVLLHDLENQLLRDELSKKQQQLEQAHGMLIKHHEKTQDLEYRQQKSVHALREEQISKQHESELRNQKEYMDRAERELLRKHALELKQQPKSLKQKELQIRKQFRETCKTQTRQYKALKAQILQTTPKEEQKAVIKKLKEEQHRKLTLLGDQYEQSIADMLQKQSLRLDESQEVECHQLKDRLQYELDILTAYQSKNRMQAQAQRDRERKELEDRVSVRRALLESKMDTELQQFNQERAERIRLLRERHEKQLEAFDEESARMGFSALALAEASKETYPDEEGSLSGSMLSLAHSNSSTSFPAGSL